From Parambassis ranga chromosome 9, fParRan2.1, whole genome shotgun sequence, the proteins below share one genomic window:
- the nr6a1a gene encoding nuclear receptor subfamily 6 group A member 1-A: protein MEIEKRTNGFDYPERNNAKSVNGFYSDHPLESEHNDSMDAINESNLDDPADQRTCLICGDRATGLHYGIISCEGCKGFFKRSICNKRVYRCSRDKNCEMSRKQRNRCQYCRLLKCLQMGMNRKAIREDGMPGGRNKSIGPVQITEEEIERIMSGQEFKEDAPEHTWGNNGDSDHSSPSNGASEGNQPSPASTLSSNRSVEMNGYTAALRDQYINTSMSTHYQLLPHLFSYAAQSGLLAPQPRSLYPQSHPLVLQLVAAEDLAPLATPMLIEDGYKVTQVELFALLCRLADELLFRQISWIKKLPFFCELSIEDYTCLLSSTWQELILLSCLTIYSAQIFGDLADVTAKYTPSDDELQGFSEDGMEVMERLIYLYRKFHQLKISNEEYACMKAINFLNQDIRGLSNISQLEQLNKRYWYVCQDYTEYKYPHQPKRFPEIMMCLPEIRCIAGKLVNVPLEQLPLLFKAVLHSCKSSLTSYRTGPSPCVTASSGN from the exons atGCAATCAATGAAAGTAATCTAG ATGATCCAGCTGACCAGCGTACCTGCCTTATCTGTGGAGATCGTGCAACAGGCCTGCACTATGGCATCATCTCCTGTGAGGGCTGCAAGGGCTTTTTCAAGCGCAGCATATGCAACAAGCGTGTGTACCGCTGCAGTCGCGACAAGAACTGTGAGATGTCACGCAAGCAGCGCAACCGCTGCCAGTACTGCCGCTTGCTCAAGTGTCTGCAGATGGGGATGAACCGCAAAG CTATCAGAGAGGATGGCATGCCAGGAGGAAGGAACAAGAGCATCGGGCCTGTGCAG ATTACAGAGGAGGAGATCGAGCGAATCATGTCGGGACAGGAGTTCAAGGAGGACGCCCCGGAGCACACCTGGGGCAACAACGGCGACAGCGACCACAGCTCTCCCAGCAACGGAGCCTCGGAGGGCAACCAGCCGTCGCCTGCCTCTACTCTGTCGTCCAA TCGCTCTGTGGAGATGAACGGCTACACGGCAGCCCTCAGGGACCAGTACATCAATACCTCCATGTCCACGCACTACCAGCTCCTACCTCACCTTTTCAGCTATGCTGCCCAGTCCGGCCTGCTGGCCCCACAGCCCCGCAGCCTCTACCCACAGTCCCACCCTCTGGTGCTACAGCTGGTGGCTGCTGAAGATTTGGCCCCGCTCGCCACACCTATGCTTATAGAGGACGG GTACAAGGTGACTCAGGTGGAGCTGTTTGCCCTGCTCTGTCGCCTGGCGGATGAACTGCTCTTCCGTCAGATCTCCTGGATCAAGAAACTGCCCTTCTTCTGTGAGCTCTCCATAGAGGACTACACCTGCCTGCTCAGCTCCACCTGGCAGGAGCTCATCCTGCTCTCCTGCCTCACCATCTACAGCGCCCAGATCTTTGGAGACCTGGCTGATGTCACTGCCAAGTACACGCCGTCTGACGACGAGCTGCAGGG CTTCAGTGAGGATGGGATGGAAGTGATGGAGAGGTTGATATATCTGTACCGCAAGTTCCACCAGTTGAAGATCAGCAATGAGGAATACGCTTGCATGAAAGCCATCAACTTCCTCAACCAAG ACATCAGAGGACTGTCCAACATCTCCCAGCTCGAGCAGCTGAACAAGCGCTACTGGTACGTGTGTCAGGACTACACTGAGTACAAGTACCCGCACCAGCCCAAACGCTTCCCCGAGATCATGATGTGTCTGCCGGAGATCCGCTGCATCGCAG GGAAGCTGGTGAACGTCCCCCTGGAGCAGCTCCCCCTCTTGTTCAAAGCAGTCTTGCACTCCTGCAAATCCAgcctgaccagctacaggaccGGCCCCTCACCCTGCGTGACCGCCTCCTCTGGAAACTAA